Proteins found in one Syngnathus acus chromosome 9, fSynAcu1.2, whole genome shotgun sequence genomic segment:
- the sh2d3cb gene encoding SH2 domain containing 3Cb isoform X2, whose amino-acid sequence MKKQFGVNTSSHEETQTLPMDGCGEYVKFSQDEKFWQEKQLQEEQKLSAANLRSHAWYHGSITRQVSEALVLNQGDFLIRDSESNPADFVLTTRWDQKTNHFPVRSTAAHCGLLYSLDQESFDSMPALVRFYVGRGAPLTRRSAARIQRPVSRTLPLRYLETTIGLPPCQPTPSQAEEVCPKSAPSLHRRQPALSSPADDIPRLSTSAAPSPSPSISLDPALPELHPDIQATDPDGSCYTELYPCPQSFVERLREEEGPRAVDVDLPLVVETASSFAPTNYCSPLMPGENKPLEVGILQRVKELLAGTDPQTAARHITKWDCTVARILEVRPEMQRMMGVSSGVELLTLPHGQQLRLDLLERLHTMATMLAVNVLGCTGTTEERAYVLHRMIAIAAELKSSMGNLYGFAAVMRALELPQVTRLEQTWTALRQRHTEGAVLYEKTLKPFMKSLNEGRESCPASGTTFPHVLPLLRLLEKGAAVNEGPQGAEEDPWVLGAEAWETAEASVDVDVLMFHLAAARNAAQLGAVYATNACSKLQDFQEQTDISQVFCTDFQMRLLWGSRGAAESQARRYAKFNQVLTALSKRLEPPTC is encoded by the exons ATGAAGAAACAGTTTGGTGTGAACACAAGCTCGCATGAAGAGACACAAACACT tccaaTGGATGGCTGTGGCGAATACGTGAAG TTCTCCCAGGACGAGAAGTTCTGGCAGGAGAAGCAGCTGCAGGAGGAACAGAAACTGAGCGCCGCCAACCTGAGGAGCCACGCCTGGTACCATGGATCAATCACCCGACAG GTTTCCGAGGCCCTGGTGCTGAACCAGGGGGACTTCCTCATCCGGGACTCCGAGTCCAACCCGGCCGATTTTGTCCTGACAACCCGCTGGGACCAGAAGACCAATCACTTCCCCGTCCGGAGCACGGCAGCGCACTGCGGGCTCCTTTACAGCCTGGACCAGGAATCTTTCGACTCGATGCCCGCCCTGGTGCGCTTCTACGTGGGCCGCGGGGCGCCGCTGACCCGCCGGAGCGCCGCCCGGATCCAGCGGCCGGTCAGCAGGACATTGCCGCTGCGCTACCTGGAGACGACGATTGGTTTGCCGCCATGTCAGCCGACCCCGAGCCAGGCGGAGGAGGTCTGCCCCAAAAG CGCCCCGTCTTTGCACCGCCGACAACCTGCGCTCTCTTCCCCTGCTGATGACATCC CTCGTCTGTCCACCAGTGCCGCCCCATCACCATCCCCCTCCATAAGTTTGGATCCCGCTCTTCCTGAACTCCACCCGGACATCCAGGCTACAGACCCGGACGGCAGCTGCTACACGGAGCTCTACCCGTGCCCCCAGAGCTTCGTGGAGAGGCTCCGTGAGGAGGAAGGTCCCAGGGCGGTGGACGTTGACCTCCCTCTCGTGGTGGAGACGGCGTCGTCCTTTGCTCCCACCAACTACTGCTCGCCACTGATGCCTGGGGAGAACAAGCCCTTGGAAGTGGGCATCCTGCAGCGGGTGAAGGAACTCCTGGCTGGGACGGACCCCCAGACGGCTGCCCGACACATTACCAAGTGGGACTGCACG GTCGCTCGCATCTTGGAGGTGCGTCCAGAGATGCAAAGGATGATGGGGGTCAGCTCAGGAGTGGAGCTGCTCACGCTGCCGCACGGACAGCAGCTCCGATTAGACCTGCTGGAAAG GCTGCATACTATGGCCACCATGTTGGCAGTCAACGTGTTGGGATGCACCGGCACCACCGAGGAGCGAGCCTACGTTCTGCACAGAATGATTGCCATCGCCGCCGAGCTCAAGAGCAGCATGGGCAACTTGTATGGATTCGCTGCCGTCATGAGAGCACTGGAGCTGCCGCAG GTGACTCGTCTGGAGCAGACGTGGACGGCATTACGGCAGCGGCACACAGAGGGCGCTGTTCTCTATGAGAAAACTCTCAAGCCCTTCATGAAGAGTCTGAACGAGGGCCGAG AAAGTTGCCCTGCGTCCGGCACTACCTTTCCTCACGTCCTGCCGCTGCTGCGCCTTCTGGAGAAGGGCGCAGCTGTGAACGAGGGACCCCAGGGGGCGGAGGAGGACCCGTGGGTCTTGGGGGCCGAGGCCTGGGAGACGGCGGAGGCCAGCGTTGATGTAGATGTGCTTATGTTCCACCTGGCAGCCGCGAGGAACGCCGCCCAGCTCGGTGCTGTCTATGCCACTAATGCCTGCAGCAAACTACAAG ACTTCCAGGAGCAGACGGACATCTCCCAAGTATTCTGCACAGACTTCCAGATGCGATTGCTATGGGGGAGCAGGGGAGCAGCGGAGAGCCAGGCGCGACGCTATGCCAAATTCAACCAAGTATTGACTGCCTTGTCCAAAAGGCTGGAGCCTCCAACGTGCTGA
- the sh2d3cb gene encoding SH2 domain containing 3Cb isoform X1, producing the protein MKRHKHSSGWFGSLATLSLRRPSSRRKASAPPQDGSRIWPADDTEAGPHLRGYARSGAMYTHVGTVPRRDRQPSKMNTDWEEGEARTATAEHVRDSPLLGALSSLSLHTVAQSSCAPAEHVQDMSKGAPAGRDVSKANLAPLEVYKNIPVPQDIYVHMDAVSSPETAKNSQEVEHLHSPMDGCGEYVKFSQDEKFWQEKQLQEEQKLSAANLRSHAWYHGSITRQVSEALVLNQGDFLIRDSESNPADFVLTTRWDQKTNHFPVRSTAAHCGLLYSLDQESFDSMPALVRFYVGRGAPLTRRSAARIQRPVSRTLPLRYLETTIGLPPCQPTPSQAEEVCPKSAPSLHRRQPALSSPADDIPRLSTSAAPSPSPSISLDPALPELHPDIQATDPDGSCYTELYPCPQSFVERLREEEGPRAVDVDLPLVVETASSFAPTNYCSPLMPGENKPLEVGILQRVKELLAGTDPQTAARHITKWDCTVARILEVRPEMQRMMGVSSGVELLTLPHGQQLRLDLLERLHTMATMLAVNVLGCTGTTEERAYVLHRMIAIAAELKSSMGNLYGFAAVMRALELPQVTRLEQTWTALRQRHTEGAVLYEKTLKPFMKSLNEGRESCPASGTTFPHVLPLLRLLEKGAAVNEGPQGAEEDPWVLGAEAWETAEASVDVDVLMFHLAAARNAAQLGAVYATNACSKLQDFQEQTDISQVFCTDFQMRLLWGSRGAAESQARRYAKFNQVLTALSKRLEPPTC; encoded by the exons ATGAAGAGACACAAACACT CGTCCGGCTGGTTCGGGAGCCTGGCAACCCTCTCCCTCCGCCGCCCGAGCTCCCGACGCAAGGCCTCCGCCCCGCCGCAGGACGGGAGCAGGATCTGGCCGGCTGACGACACAGAGGCCGGCCCCCATCTGCGCGGCTACGCCCGCTCCGGTGCCATGTACACCCATGTGGGAACGGTGCCTCGCAGAGACAGGCAGCCCAGCAAGATGAACACGGActgggaggagggggaggcgaGGACAGCGACGGCAGAGCATGTGCGGGACTCCCCGCTGCTCGGTGCTCTTTCCAGCCTCAGTCTCCACACTGTAGCGCAGTCCAGCTGTGCTCCGGCCGAGCACGTACAGGACATGTCCAAAGGAGCTCCGGCTGGCCGCGATGTGTCCAAAGCTAATTTGGCTCCATTGGAggtttacaaaaatattccgGTCCCTCAAGACATTTACGTGCACATGGATGCTGTAAGCAGCCCGGAAACCGCAAAGAACTCACAAGAAGTGGAACACTTGCACAG tccaaTGGATGGCTGTGGCGAATACGTGAAG TTCTCCCAGGACGAGAAGTTCTGGCAGGAGAAGCAGCTGCAGGAGGAACAGAAACTGAGCGCCGCCAACCTGAGGAGCCACGCCTGGTACCATGGATCAATCACCCGACAG GTTTCCGAGGCCCTGGTGCTGAACCAGGGGGACTTCCTCATCCGGGACTCCGAGTCCAACCCGGCCGATTTTGTCCTGACAACCCGCTGGGACCAGAAGACCAATCACTTCCCCGTCCGGAGCACGGCAGCGCACTGCGGGCTCCTTTACAGCCTGGACCAGGAATCTTTCGACTCGATGCCCGCCCTGGTGCGCTTCTACGTGGGCCGCGGGGCGCCGCTGACCCGCCGGAGCGCCGCCCGGATCCAGCGGCCGGTCAGCAGGACATTGCCGCTGCGCTACCTGGAGACGACGATTGGTTTGCCGCCATGTCAGCCGACCCCGAGCCAGGCGGAGGAGGTCTGCCCCAAAAG CGCCCCGTCTTTGCACCGCCGACAACCTGCGCTCTCTTCCCCTGCTGATGACATCC CTCGTCTGTCCACCAGTGCCGCCCCATCACCATCCCCCTCCATAAGTTTGGATCCCGCTCTTCCTGAACTCCACCCGGACATCCAGGCTACAGACCCGGACGGCAGCTGCTACACGGAGCTCTACCCGTGCCCCCAGAGCTTCGTGGAGAGGCTCCGTGAGGAGGAAGGTCCCAGGGCGGTGGACGTTGACCTCCCTCTCGTGGTGGAGACGGCGTCGTCCTTTGCTCCCACCAACTACTGCTCGCCACTGATGCCTGGGGAGAACAAGCCCTTGGAAGTGGGCATCCTGCAGCGGGTGAAGGAACTCCTGGCTGGGACGGACCCCCAGACGGCTGCCCGACACATTACCAAGTGGGACTGCACG GTCGCTCGCATCTTGGAGGTGCGTCCAGAGATGCAAAGGATGATGGGGGTCAGCTCAGGAGTGGAGCTGCTCACGCTGCCGCACGGACAGCAGCTCCGATTAGACCTGCTGGAAAG GCTGCATACTATGGCCACCATGTTGGCAGTCAACGTGTTGGGATGCACCGGCACCACCGAGGAGCGAGCCTACGTTCTGCACAGAATGATTGCCATCGCCGCCGAGCTCAAGAGCAGCATGGGCAACTTGTATGGATTCGCTGCCGTCATGAGAGCACTGGAGCTGCCGCAG GTGACTCGTCTGGAGCAGACGTGGACGGCATTACGGCAGCGGCACACAGAGGGCGCTGTTCTCTATGAGAAAACTCTCAAGCCCTTCATGAAGAGTCTGAACGAGGGCCGAG AAAGTTGCCCTGCGTCCGGCACTACCTTTCCTCACGTCCTGCCGCTGCTGCGCCTTCTGGAGAAGGGCGCAGCTGTGAACGAGGGACCCCAGGGGGCGGAGGAGGACCCGTGGGTCTTGGGGGCCGAGGCCTGGGAGACGGCGGAGGCCAGCGTTGATGTAGATGTGCTTATGTTCCACCTGGCAGCCGCGAGGAACGCCGCCCAGCTCGGTGCTGTCTATGCCACTAATGCCTGCAGCAAACTACAAG ACTTCCAGGAGCAGACGGACATCTCCCAAGTATTCTGCACAGACTTCCAGATGCGATTGCTATGGGGGAGCAGGGGAGCAGCGGAGAGCCAGGCGCGACGCTATGCCAAATTCAACCAAGTATTGACTGCCTTGTCCAAAAGGCTGGAGCCTCCAACGTGCTGA
- the LOC119127205 gene encoding UDP-glucuronosyltransferase 2A1-like, with product MALLTLAALLCAFGGGAAGGKILVFPIDGSHWINMKVLIEELHVQGHDITVLRTYDSWYIKPESHLYKTITLNFPGGFDEVSFGSFVTRMLHLRRAGASLWKKLALEYELVNQFYNLNQQTVDMMAKIFEDREMMRNLQEANYEVVLADPAIGGGVLLAHRLGLPLVLNVRWTVQGEAHLAIAPSPLSYVPIPGAKLTDKMTFVQRLQNVMYYFFTRWQIWYVSDATYKPFVRRYFGPDMHYMELFQSADIWLMRNDFTFEFPRPTMPNVVYMSGFQCKPARPLPAELEDFVQSSGEHGVIVMTLGTLVADLPEDITDGIAAAFAQLPQKVIWRHQGKRPSTLGNNTLLLNWLPQNDLLGHAKTRVFVAHGGTNGIQEAIYHGVPLVGLPLMFDQHDNLFRMETRGVAKVLDIATVNRENFLEALQAVLHQPSYDDKMRRLSALHHDQPIPALSRAVFWIEFVMRHKGAPHLRTDSYKMSTIEYHCLDVAAFLIAVALTVATISGMLLKFLYRCLFYRSKLKKE from the coding sequence ATGGCACTGCTGACTCTGGCGGCGCTACTTTGCGCATTTGGCGGCGGAGCTGCGGGCGGCAAGATCCTGGTCTTCCCCATCGACGGCAGTCACTGGATCAACATGAAGGTTCTGATCGAGGAGCTTCACGTCCAGGGCCACGACATCACCGTGCTGCGAACCTACGACAGCTGGTACATCAAACCCGAGTCGCACCTCTACAAGACCATCACTCTGAATTTCCCTGGTGGCTTCGATGAGGTCAGCTTTGGCTCTTTTGTCACCCGGATGCTCCACTTGAGGCGGGCCGGCGCTTCCCTGTGGAAGAAGCTGGCGCTAGAATACGAGCTGGTCAACCAGTTCTACAACCTAAACCAGCAAACAGTGGACATGATGGCCAAGATATTTGAGGACCGGGAGATGATGCGGAACCTACAGGAAGCCAACTACGAGGTGGTTCTTGCTGACCCTGCGATAGGTGGCGGTGTCCTCCTGGCTCACCGTCTGGGTCTCCCCCTGGTGTTGAACGTCCGCTGGACCGTCCAGGGTGAGGCGCATCTGGCCATCGCGCCCTCGCCCTTATCTTACGTCCCCATACCGGGAGCCAAGTTGACAGATAAGATGACGTTTGTCCAGCGTCTGCAGAACGTCATGTACTACTTCTTCACGCGGTGGCAGATTTGGTACGTGTCGGACGCCACCTACAAACCCTTTGTCCGCCGATACTTTGGCCCGGATATGCACTACATGGAGCTCTTCCAGTCGGCGGACATCTGGCTGATGAGGAACGACTTCACCTTTGAGTTCCCGCGGCCCACCATGCCCAACGTGGTCTACATGTCTGGCTTCCAGTGCAAGCCGGCCCGGCCGCTCCCTGCCGAGCTGGAGGACTTTGTGCAGAGTTCCGGGGAGCACGGGGTAATAGTGATGACTCTCGGGACCCTCGTGGCAGACCTCCCAGAAGACATCACTGACGGAATTGCCGCCGCCTTCGCCCAGCTCCCCCAGAAGGTGATCTGGAGGCACCAGGGTAAGCGTCCATCGACCCTGGGAAACAACACGCTGCTCCTGAACTGGCTCCCCCAGAATGATCTCCTAGGCCACGCTAAAACCCGAGTTTTTGTCGCGCATGGCGGCACCAACGGCATCCAGGAGGCTATCTACCACGGCGTCCCCCTAGTGGGCCTCCCGCTCATGTTTGACCAGCACGACAACTTATTCCGGATGGAGACCAGGGGAGTCGCCAAGGTGCTGGACATCGCCACGGTCAACCGGGAGAACTTCCTGGAGGCGCTCCAAGCGGTTCTGCATCAGCCGTCCTACGACGACAAGATGCGGCGCCTGTCAGCTCTGCACCACGACCAGCCCATCCCCGCTCTGAGCCGCGCCGTCTTCTGGATCGAGTTCGTCATGAGGCACAAAGGGGCGCCGCACCTGAGGACCGATTCCTACAAGATGTCCACCATAGAGTACCACTGCCTGGACGTAGCGGCCTTCCTGATAGCCGTGGCCTTAACCGTGGCCACCATCAGCGGGATGCTGCTCAAATTCCTGTACCGATGTTTGTTTTACCGAAGCAAGTTGAAAAAAGAATGA
- the tor2a gene encoding prosalusin: MLTLLALLLLCICTPARCIFQELYCTIADSCDCDFRPNVRELEWDLYKNVYGQHLAQEILSEEVARFLAEQAPERPLVLSLHGSSGTGKTMAAGMLARHLYGSAMSSPFIHQFIATLHFPAGRHVDAQQEQLKSWVQGNVTACGRSVFIFDEMDKMAPGLLDVLEPFLGASHVVFGTNYRKAIYVLISTAGEEVINKASLEQREAGRDREEMTAAELQDVIAQAVYNNPTSGLYKSSIIRQKLVTAFVPFLPLCRLHVERCARAQLCQRGACERQDVARAVAADMTYKPSPGHYFSTSGCKTVPAKIDLLL; encoded by the exons ATGTTAACTCTGTTAGccttgttgcttttgtgtatTTGCACGCCGGCTCGCTGCATTTTCCAGGAATTATACTGCACCATCGCCGACAGTTGCGACTGCGACTTTAGACCCAACGTCAGAG AGTTGGAGTGGGACTTGTACAAGAATGTCTACGGGCAGCACCTGGCCCAGGAGATCCTCTCCGAGGAGGTGGCACGTTTCCTGGCCGAGCAGGCGCCCGAGAGACCGCTGGTGCTGTCCCTGCACGGCTCGTCGGGCACGGGCAAGACGATGGCGGCCGGCATGCTGGCGCGCCACCTGTACGGCTCGGCTATGAGCAGCCCCTTCATCCACCAGTTCATCGCCACGCTGCACTTCCCCGCCGGCAGACACGTGGATGCCCAGCAG GAGCAGCTGAAGTCTTGGGTGCAAGGCAACGTCACCGCGTGTGGCCGCTCCGTCTTCATCTTCGATGAGATGGACAAAATGGCGCCCGGGCTGCTGGACGTTCTGGAGCCGTTCCTGGGCGCTTCCCACGTGGTCTTTGGCACCAACTACCGCAAGGCCATCTACGTCCTCATCAG TACGGCGGGCGAGGAGGTGATCAACAAGGCGTCTCTGGAGCAACGCGAGGCTGGGCGGGACCGAGAAGAGATGACGGCGGCCGAGTTGCAAGACGTCATCGCTCAAGCCGTCTACAACAACCCAACCA GTGGCCTGTACAAGTCGTCCATCATCCGTCAAAAGCTGGTGACCGCTTTTGTGCCCTTCCTGCCGTTGTGCCGCCTCCACGTGGAACGATGTGCGAGGGCGCAGCTGTGCCAGCGCGGCGCCTGCGAGCGCCAAGACGTGGCGAGGGCCGTGGCGGCCGACATGACGTACAAGCCGTCGCCGGGACACTACTTTTCCACCAGCGGCTGCAAAACTGTACCCGCCAAGATCGACCTGCTCTTGTGA